One window of the Pseudomonas sihuiensis genome contains the following:
- a CDS encoding helix-turn-helix domain-containing protein, with product MSTKRTSDSALRVLRVLNALRGHTLTGLSNTELAKGLGESPANITRYMDTLIEAGFATRLDTGRFAPSIAFLKYAMATAEELQRGQARITEIQARISAH from the coding sequence ATGAGCACCAAACGCACCAGCGACAGCGCCCTGCGCGTGCTGCGCGTACTCAACGCGCTGCGTGGCCACACCCTCACCGGCCTGAGCAACACCGAGCTGGCCAAGGGCTTGGGCGAGAGCCCGGCCAACATCACCCGCTACATGGACACCCTGATCGAGGCCGGCTTCGCCACGCGGCTCGACACCGGCCGCTTCGCACCGAGCATCGCGTTTCTGAAGTACGCCATGGCCACCGCTGAAGAGCTGCAGCGCGGCCAAGCACGTATCACCGAGATCCAGGCGCGCATCAGCGCCCATTAA